AAAATTTCATGACTATTTATTGATGGAATAATAGGTGCCAACATAACATTAACAGGAATACCGTTTTCGCTTAATACTTTAACGGTTTCAAGTCTTTTTTTAATTGTTGTAGTTCTAGGCTCTAAAACACGTCGAATATGTTCTGACAAAGACGTAATAGACATATTTACAGCTATTAAATCATCTTTTGCTAAAGCTTTTAAAAGGTCTAAATCTCTTAAAATTAAAGCATTTTTTGTTATAATAGCTACAGGATGTTTGTATTTCAAAAACACCTCTAAGCATTGACGCGTAATTTCAAATTGCTTTTCGGCAGGTTGATAACAATCGGTATTTCCAGACATTACAATAGGGTGTGCTTTCCAACTTTTCTTTTTCAACTGTGCTTCTAATAATTTAGGCGCGTCTTTTTTTACCATAATACGGCGCTCAAAATCTAAACCAGCACTATAACCCCAAAATTCGTGACTATTACGTGCATAGCAGTAAATACAACCATGCTCACAACCTTGATAAGCATTCATAGAATAAGCCATCCCAATATCTGGACTCTCCACTTTGTTTACAATCGTTTTAGGAAAAACATCTAAATATAATGTTTTATTAGCATCAGGTACTTCGCCTTCTTTATGACAGAATTCTAAAAAATCGTCACGCGTTTCATGAGTTAATTCAAAAAAACGATTAGCCACATTACGTTGTGCACCACGACCTTTTATTGGAGATTTTGAGTTCAATGTAGTTAAATTAAAGATTCTAAGCTTTTTAAAATTACTTATAATTTATATTGAAAACTGTTAAATTTAAAATGGGTTATTAACAAAATATGCGTACTCACAAACTTGACTTTGTCAGAGATAAAATTATAACTTCGTTTAACATTAAAACGATTTCATACCCACAAGTTATTAACAATTAAAAAAATGAAAAGAACTACACTTCTGTTTTTATTATTAACAATTAACTATTCTTTTTCTCAAAAATTATTCATTACAAAAAGAGATTATAGTAGTGGAAACGTGTCAACCCATATTCATTCATTACAAGAAATCAATCAGACAAATGGAAATCTTATAAGTAATTATAATTTTAGTACTAGCTTTCCAAATAGCTACTCCCCAAGAAGTCTATCATTCAATTACGAAACAAATGAAATAATAGGGGAAGCTGACGGTATTATTGTAAAATATAATATTGATACAGGTATTGAAACATCTTTTAACTTACCATCAACATTAAACACCAATTATGGAGAAATAATTTTTGTGAAAAACCGACTATTCATTACAAAAAGAAATTATAGTAGAGGAAACGTGTCAACCTATATTCATTCATTACAAGAAATCAATCAGACAAATGGAAATATTATAAGTAATTATAATTTTAGTACTAGCTTTCCAAATAGCTACTCCCCAAGAAGTCTATCATTCAATTACGAAACAAATGAAATAATAGGGGAAGCTGACGGTATTATTGTAAAATATAATATTGACACAGGTATTGAAACATCTTTTAACTTACCTTCAACACAAAACACCAATTATGGAGAAATAATTTTTGTAAAAAACCGACTATTCATTACAAAAAGAAATTATAGTAGTGGAAACGTGTCAACCTATATTCATTCATTACAAGAAATCAATCAGACAAATGGAAATCTTATAAGTAATTATAATTTTAGTACTAGCTTTCCAAATAGCTACTCCCCAAGAAGTCTATCATTCAATTACGAAACAAATGAAATAATAGGGGAAGCTGACGGTATTATTGTAAAATATAATATTGATACAGGTATTGAAACATCTTTTAACTTACCAACAACATTAAACACCAATTATGGAGAAATAATTTTTATAAATACTCGAGACTATTCTCTGAGCATTAATAAAAACAACTCAATTAGCAATATACCCAAACCCATAAAGGCATATGATCTAATAGGTAAGGAGGTTTCTACAAACACTAAAAATGAAGTTATAATTGTTGTTTATAAAAATGGTAGTAGAAAAAAAATATTCCAAATAAATTAAAAACTGTTGCTAACATTGTGTAAAAACAATGATTAATTTTAATCTTAAATCAAAAGGTTAGTGCGTATTTGGTCACTATAATTTTCCTGCGAAAAATCCTTGGACACAAAAAAGCACTATTCTTATACGTAACCGTTAAACGAACCTCCCAAAAAAACCATTTCTAATCTCTGTTCCCAGGAAAATCAGCTTTTCTTTTTTGTAAAAATGCGGTGGTACCTTCAGCAAAATCTTCGGTTCCAAAACACTTACCAAATTGCTTTATTTCAATATCAAAACCATTAATACCATCTTTAAAATTAGCATTTATAGCTTTAATAGCAGCGCCTATAGCTACAGTTGAATTTCGTAAAATTTTGGCTGAAATATTTTGGCAAAAGGATATTAATTCTTCTTGTTTTTTAACATGGTTTACCAAACCATAACTACATGCCGTTTCAGCATCTATCATACTTGCAGTCATAATCATTTCCATGGCACGACCTTTTCCAATAAGTTGTGGTAAACGCTGTGTCCCACCATAACCAGGTATAACACCCAATGACACTTCTGGCAAGCCCATTTTCGCATTATCGCTAGCCACTCTAAAATGACAAGCCATAGCTAATTCTAGTCCGCCACCAAGCGCAAAACCATTTATTGCGGCAATTACTGGTGTCGATAAATTTTCAATAAAATCAAATAATAAGGCTTGTCCTTTTGCTGCTAAGTTTTTGCCTTCTTTAACACTATAATTAGCAAACTCACTAATATCGGCTCCAGCCACAAAAGCTTTATCGCCACTACCTGTTACAATAATAACTTTAATAGCGTCATCTTCATTGGCTTCATTAAAAGCTTCATGCAACTCCTGTATGGTCTCTCTATTTAATGCATTTAACTTTTTTGGACGGTTAATCGTTATGATTGCAACAGCTCCTTGGGTTTCTGATAGAATATTTTGGTAATTCATAGTTGTTAATTATTTTGATTCCTGCATTGCTCATTGATTCCTATTTTTTAAAATTACTATCTTGAATCTCCGATTTATGAGGAATGGATTATGCTTTTGGAAATGTAACTTTAAATGTGGTGCCCATATTTTTTTCTGAACTAAATTCAATACTCCCATTATAGGTTTCAATAATATTTTTAACCATCGCTAGCCCAAGTCCCATACCACTTGTTTTAGTTGTGAATTTTGGCTCGAATACCTTTTCTTTGTTTTCTTCTGAAACACCTGAACCATTATCTGAAACAGTAATTATAACATCTCTATCATTAGAACTAACATTAATTACAATTTTTGGAATTTGATTTTCTGGCATGGCCTGAATAGCATTTTTAACCAAATTTGTAACTACTCTTATTAGTTGAGTTCTATCAAATTTTGCGATAACTTCGTCAGATTCTGAAGTAAAGAATATATAGTCTTCATTAAAAATATCGAGTGCTAATTTTACAATTTTAACCACATTTAGGGTTTCATTTTGTTGCGCAGGCATTTTAGCAAAATTTGAAAATGCCGAGGCAATAGAACTCATGGTATCTATTTGCTGAATAAGTGTTTTGCTATATTCATCTACTTTTAAATGAATATTCTCATCTTCTGGATTAAACTTGCGCTGAAAGTTTTGAACCGTTAAACGCATAGGGGTTAAGGGGTTTTTAATTTCATGCGCTACCTGTTTTGCCATTTCTCGCCATGCCTGTTCACGTTCACTGCGTGCTAATTGCACAGCACTTTCTTCCAGCTCATCAATCATACTATTATATGAATTAACTAACGTAGAAATCTCTTCACTGGTATCGTTTACCTCTATTTTTTTGTTTCGCTTTTCTAATCGGGTTGTATTAATCTTATCACTAATAGCCTTTAATGATTTTGTAATATATTTTGATAACAAAAATGCAATAGCAATCGCCATTAATAATACAAGCATAAAGGCATAGGCGATACGCTCTAAAAACTCCAAAAGTTCGTTAGTAAGAAAATCGTCCTTTTCTAAATATGGAATATTTAATATCGCAATGGGTTTCGATTTTTGATCAACCAAATAGGTATAGGAAGATTGAAAAGTTTCTCCATTTTCTATATGTATATCCACGTACTTATGACCAACTCTATTCGAAATGGCATTTAAAACCGCTGCCTTTAGACATTTCTCGGCATCATTAACTTGTAAACTTGCTTTAGAGGACAACAATAAAGTGCCTTCTAAATCGTGTAAATTAATTTGAAGCTTATGTATATCGGCAACATTATAAATCTCGTCCTTAAAAATTAAAGGGATATTTTCGGTTTTAACTTCCCATGTGTTTTGCCTTCCATTTAAAATGCGCTTTAAATGGGTTTGAACATTGCCTTCTTTACGGTCTAAACGCCCTTCATGATAATCTTTACTTTGTTCTTTATATTGAATGATGGCTACCGCCGAAATAAGTATAGATGCTAGTAGCACTAGCAGAATCATGGCTAAAAAAATACGGGTTCGTAGAGAGAGTTTTTTTAATTTCATGAATAGTTACTGTGCTTTTAAAACTTCAATAAATATAACAATAATTAGACCAAACAGCCTAAGGCTTCTATAAAATAAAGTTAGCAGGTGGTTGCGTTAGGGATTGTAGTGGTAGCTTTTGGCGAGGCACGTATCGAGCCAAAACTTTAAGCGAAAAGCCCGACCTTTATGCTGAACTTAATTCAGGATAAAGGGAACGCCCAAATAATAAAAGAATTTCAAAGAAAACCCCGAGACATAATCTCGATGAATCATTTTTCACTTTTATGCATCTGGATTTTTATTGCGTATGTTTTTATAAACTTTAAAACCTAACATAATTAAAACCCCTAAAACAAAAATACCAACAACGCCCCATACCCAATTTATAGCACTTTTTAAAATAACTAAAAACACTACTGCAAAGAGAATAAATGTAGCACCTTCATTCCAAATACGCATAAAACTAGACGTTTTTTTAACCACATCGTTTTGTAATTGCTTATAGTATTGATGGGTTTTTAAGTGGTATATGATGAGTAAAACAACGAAGCCTAATTTTACATGCATCCATGGTTGTTGCAACCAAAACGGTTGTAAAACAAGTAGCCAAATAGCAAAAAGCGTTGCTAAAATAGCAGATGGCCAGGTGATAATAAACCATAGTCGTTTTGCCATAAGCTTTAATTGTTTTCCTAAAATTTCTTTATCTGGTGATGGTTTATGAAAAGCTTCTATTTGATAAACAAACAAGCGTGGTATATAAAACAAGCCCGCAAACCAAGTGATTACAAAAATGAGATGAAATGATTTTATATAATAGTAATATTCCATAATTTAAGGTTTTAAAGTCTTTACTATTTCTCTATTTAAAAAATATGCAGTAACTAAAGTTGCTAGAACATCTGCAATTGGGAACGATATCCAAACACCTAATTCGCCATAAAACTCGGGTAAAATAAAAATGAGCGGTATAAAGAAAACTCCTTGACGTAATAAAGTTAATATTAAAGCGGGTTTAGCTTTACCTATAGCTTGAAAATAAGCGGCCCCTATTAATTGTACTGCAATAATAGGTGTTGCAGCAAATACCCAGCGCATTGCACTTGGAGTTTGACTAATTACACTAACATCGGTAGTAAACATTTTGGTGATAGCCTCTGGAAAAAACATAAGAACCAAAAATACTAAAGTTGCTAAGATAGAGGCATATTTTATAGCAATATTAATCGTTTCTCTAACCCTTGTATAGTTTTGAGCGCCATAATTAAATCCTGCAATAGGCAAAAAGCCCTGAGTAATTCCTAACACAGGAAACATAGCAAACATAAGCATACGACCAACAATAGCATAGGACGTTACAGAGGTTTCACCTCCAAAATCATACAAAATATTATTCATAAGTAAATAAGTGATACTTACTACGGCTTGTCTTGCAAGTGTAACAAACCCCAAAGAACTTATTTCTGAAACTATGCCGAAATTCAATCCGAAATGTGAAAAATCAATCTTTAATTCGGAATGTTTAGACATAAAAAACCAAACAATAAAAAGAAAACAAAGCACATATGAAATGGTGGTTGCCCATGCAGCACCTTCCATTCCAAAGTCTAAAAGATTAATAAAAATATAATCTAAAAGCAGATTACTTACTGAAGGGATCATCATAGCATACATGCCAAATTTAGGTTTGCCTTCTGCCCTAATAACAGCATTTCCCATCATACTTAGCGCCAAAATAGGCACACCATAAAGCACAATTTTATAATAAATTTTGGCAGGTTCAAAAATGGTTCCTTTACCACCAAAAGCAGGAATAATACCATCAACAAACCATAATCCAAAAACAACAAGTGTAACCGTAAGTAATAAGGTTAAGGTAATCTGATTTCCAAAAGTTTTTAATGCTTTTATGGTATTGTTAGCTCCTAATGCTCTTGATATTATGGACGCTCCTCCAATACCAATGCTCATACCTAAAGCAGCTATAAAAAAGGATACAGGAAGCACAACATTTATAGCTGCAATAGCTACAGAGCCTATCCAATGCCCCACGAAAATGGTATCTACAAGTATGTTTAAAGACATTACCAAAATACCTATAGAGGCAGGAACCGCTTGTTTAATTAAAAGTTTCCCTATGGCTTGCGTTCCTAAATCTTGAGAAGCTATTTTAGACATTATACTGTTGCTTTTTTAGAAGCCTCCCATTCTTTTATCCATTTAGCAATTAAAGCTACCCATTCGCTATCATCATTTAAACATGGTACGGTTGTAAAATCTTGTCCGCCCATTTCATGAAAAATTTCTTGTCCTTCCATAGCAATTTCTTCTAATGTTTCAAGACAATCACTAACAAAAGCCGGAGTTACAATCGCCATGTTTTTAACACCTTGTTTTCCTAAACGCTCAATAGTTCTATCGGTATAAGGTTGTAACCATGGGTCAAATCCTAAGCGCGATTGAAATGATGTTGAAAACGAATCGTCTTTAAATTTCAATTTTTCGGCAACTAATCTAGTAACTTCTAAACATTGATGCTTATAACAAAACTCATGAGCCTTACTAGGAGTTATACAACAACTTTTATCTATTTTACAATGTGATTTCGTAATGTCGCTTTTACGAATATGACGCTCTGGAACGCCATGATATGAAAACAAGACATGCTCGTAATTTTTACCTTTTAAATGTTTCTTTATAGAATTTGCAAGCACTTCAATATAATCTGGTTTATTGTAAAACGCAGGAACCGAATCAATTTTTAGATTCGGAAAATATTGCTGACGAAGTTCTTCGGCTAATACCGTAATCGTCTCCGTAGTTGCCATAGCAAATTGTGGATATAATGGAAATAACAAGACCTCATCAACACCTTTATCTACTAATCCTTGAAGGCCTTTTTTAATAGTCATACTACCATAGCGCATCGCTAGAGCAACAGGAACATCTACTTGTTCTTGTACTTTATTTTGAAGTCTTTCAGAAAGTACAATTAAAGGAGAACCTTCGTCCCACCAGATTTTTTTATACGCTGCAGCCGACTGTTTTGGTCGTGTATTTAAAATAATGCCTTTTACAAGCGCTGTTCTTGCTACAAGCGGGATATCGATAACACGCTCGTCCATTAAAAACTCACCTAAATATTTTTTCACATCTTTAGGCTCTGGACTATCTGGCGAACCTAAATTGACTAATAAAATTCCTTTTTTCATTTCTTTTTTTGTTATCTATTTAAGCAATACAAAATACCTCCAAGTATGTGCTGCTTAAATGCTGGTTCTGAATAGGACTCTTTAGTATGTCCTAAAGCTGTATAAAACATTTTTCCTCCATCAAATTCTTGACACCATGCTATCGGATGAAACTCACCATTTTTACCACCTTTATAAGATGATTCATCTAGAGTTAAAAGCACATGAATAGCATCACTTATAGATTTAAAATTATACCATTCATCATAACGAATCCAATGTTTAGGCAAGTGCTTTGTTGATTGATGTTTTTTGTTTACTCTATTAATTGTGGCTTCACATTTTTCAGGATGATTTAAAAAATATGCACCTACAAGTTTGCCAAACCAAGCCCATTCAAACTCGGTATCTGAAGCTGCATGAATACCCATAAAACTCCCACCGCTTTTAATATAATTTTCAAATGCTTTTTGTTGGTCTTCATTTAAAACATCGCCTGTAGTATTAAGGAAAATTACTAAACCATA
The nucleotide sequence above comes from Flavobacteriaceae bacterium HL-DH10. Encoded proteins:
- a CDS encoding PA0069 family radical SAM protein: MNSKSPIKGRGAQRNVANRFFELTHETRDDFLEFCHKEGEVPDANKTLYLDVFPKTIVNKVESPDIGMAYSMNAYQGCEHGCIYCYARNSHEFWGYSAGLDFERRIMVKKDAPKLLEAQLKKKSWKAHPIVMSGNTDCYQPAEKQFEITRQCLEVFLKYKHPVAIITKNALILRDLDLLKALAKDDLIAVNMSITSLSEHIRRVLEPRTTTIKKRLETVKVLSENGIPVNVMLAPIIPSINSHEILPLAKAASDYGALSIAHTIVRLNGAIGEIFSDWIHKTMPDRAEKVLHQIESCHGGHLNDSLYGTRMHGEGKIAEQINNLVKLARQKYFKDTQMPKLNCNLHEPYKEGQLRLF
- a CDS encoding ThuA domain-containing protein — translated: MKLSLILWVALLSSFCYATESVLVFTKTEGFRHKSIESGVQTINLLGVENDFEVTHTENAKVFTKDNLKQYGLVIFLNTTGDVLNEDQQKAFENYIKSGGSFMGIHAASDTEFEWAWFGKLVGAYFLNHPEKCEATINRVNKKHQSTKHLPKHWIRYDEWYNFKSISDAIHVLLTLDESSYKGGKNGEFHPIAWCQEFDGGKMFYTALGHTKESYSEPAFKQHILGGILYCLNR
- a CDS encoding enoyl-CoA hydratase-related protein codes for the protein MNYQNILSETQGAVAIITINRPKKLNALNRETIQELHEAFNEANEDDAIKVIIVTGSGDKAFVAGADISEFANYSVKEGKNLAAKGQALLFDFIENLSTPVIAAINGFALGGGLELAMACHFRVASDNAKMGLPEVSLGVIPGYGGTQRLPQLIGKGRAMEMIMTASMIDAETACSYGLVNHVKKQEELISFCQNISAKILRNSTVAIGAAIKAINANFKDGINGFDIEIKQFGKCFGTEDFAEGTTAFLQKRKADFPGNRD
- a CDS encoding MATE family efflux transporter, which produces MSKIASQDLGTQAIGKLLIKQAVPASIGILVMSLNILVDTIFVGHWIGSVAIAAINVVLPVSFFIAALGMSIGIGGASIISRALGANNTIKALKTFGNQITLTLLLTVTLVVFGLWFVDGIIPAFGGKGTIFEPAKIYYKIVLYGVPILALSMMGNAVIRAEGKPKFGMYAMMIPSVSNLLLDYIFINLLDFGMEGAAWATTISYVLCFLFIVWFFMSKHSELKIDFSHFGLNFGIVSEISSLGFVTLARQAVVSITYLLMNNILYDFGGETSVTSYAIVGRMLMFAMFPVLGITQGFLPIAGFNYGAQNYTRVRETINIAIKYASILATLVFLVLMFFPEAITKMFTTDVSVISQTPSAMRWVFAATPIIAVQLIGAAYFQAIGKAKPALILTLLRQGVFFIPLIFILPEFYGELGVWISFPIADVLATLVTAYFLNREIVKTLKP
- a CDS encoding ATP-binding protein, encoding MKLKKLSLRTRIFLAMILLVLLASILISAVAIIQYKEQSKDYHEGRLDRKEGNVQTHLKRILNGRQNTWEVKTENIPLIFKDEIYNVADIHKLQINLHDLEGTLLLSSKASLQVNDAEKCLKAAVLNAISNRVGHKYVDIHIENGETFQSSYTYLVDQKSKPIAILNIPYLEKDDFLTNELLEFLERIAYAFMLVLLMAIAIAFLLSKYITKSLKAISDKINTTRLEKRNKKIEVNDTSEEISTLVNSYNSMIDELEESAVQLARSEREQAWREMAKQVAHEIKNPLTPMRLTVQNFQRKFNPEDENIHLKVDEYSKTLIQQIDTMSSIASAFSNFAKMPAQQNETLNVVKIVKLALDIFNEDYIFFTSESDEVIAKFDRTQLIRVVTNLVKNAIQAMPENQIPKIVINVSSNDRDVIITVSDNGSGVSEENKEKVFEPKFTTKTSGMGLGLAMVKNIIETYNGSIEFSSEKNMGTTFKVTFPKA
- a CDS encoding CopD family protein, with the protein product MEYYYYIKSFHLIFVITWFAGLFYIPRLFVYQIEAFHKPSPDKEILGKQLKLMAKRLWFIITWPSAILATLFAIWLLVLQPFWLQQPWMHVKLGFVVLLIIYHLKTHQYYKQLQNDVVKKTSSFMRIWNEGATFILFAVVFLVILKSAINWVWGVVGIFVLGVLIMLGFKVYKNIRNKNPDA
- the hemH gene encoding ferrochelatase produces the protein MKKGILLVNLGSPDSPEPKDVKKYLGEFLMDERVIDIPLVARTALVKGIILNTRPKQSAAAYKKIWWDEGSPLIVLSERLQNKVQEQVDVPVALAMRYGSMTIKKGLQGLVDKGVDEVLLFPLYPQFAMATTETITVLAEELRQQYFPNLKIDSVPAFYNKPDYIEVLANSIKKHLKGKNYEHVLFSYHGVPERHIRKSDITKSHCKIDKSCCITPSKAHEFCYKHQCLEVTRLVAEKLKFKDDSFSTSFQSRLGFDPWLQPYTDRTIERLGKQGVKNMAIVTPAFVSDCLETLEEIAMEGQEIFHEMGGQDFTTVPCLNDDSEWVALIAKWIKEWEASKKATV